In Brienomyrus brachyistius isolate T26 chromosome 11, BBRACH_0.4, whole genome shotgun sequence, the DNA window AGTCTGGTTAAGTGTTAGTTGTTATATTGGTAACTTCTGCTAAACTTTAATGTGAAAGTTGTTGAACATGAATGAAAAATTGCGaaggggcagaaggaaaaatgatctgTTCCTGCAGAGAAAAGCAACGGATCCGTCCAGATTTACGAACAGGGGTGGAAACCTTCTCAAAGAAGAGAAGCAGAGAGCTGACCTTCATAAGAGCCTACccaaggtgaggggggggggccatGTGCCTGCTGGTCTCTGTCTCCGGGCGCCGTGCTCACCGAAATAACTGTGTCTGCGAAGCTGGAGAAGAATCTGAAGGCTCAGATTGACGCCTGGGAGAAAGAGGAGGGCCGGGAGTTCCTGGTCAATGGACAGAAGTTCCTGCAGTACGTGGAGGAGCAGTGGGAGGTGCACCGGACAGAGAAGGAGCAGGAGAAGCTGCAGCGGGTAAAGGCAGGATGTCCGTGGTGGTCCTCCAGTACGGGGTTGCGGGCcacaaggcgggggacaccctggatgggatgccagtctgtcacatgaCAAACGCACATTCTcactcatgccagtttagacatacCAGGTAGCCTAACTGCATTTTCTTTGGTCCTGCTGTTAATCTCCATGACAGCAACTGAAAAAGAGCAAGCAGATGGAGGAGGAAATGTTATACGGGACAGCCCCACGGACGCCATCCAAGCGGAGGCTCCCGGGAGCGCAGACCCCAGGAAAGGTCCGGAAGGTAACTCGGCATGTCATCGAGCCGTCTATGCTGCCAGACATGAGGTTAGTGAACGCCTCCAGCTGTCAGCAAGGACAGGAAACCATGATACACGTGTAAtctgaaggtcattggttccaATCCCAGAAGGCCGTCTTTCTGGAGCCCAGCACTAAGCTCATGATTAGCGACAGTAATAAAATCACCGAATGGTGTTCCTGAACCACGCTGACGCTTTCCCTTGACAGCGTGGCCCCGTAGTGCTTACGCCAGGGCGTGGCAAACCTCTGCGCGTCAGCCTGCTGGAGCGAAACAAGGAGAATGCGCCACACCTCAACGTGACGACTCTGGGCGGTGCATCGAGGCCGCGGGCAGGCCCCCAGTGCCACCTCAGCGCCAACTCCGTCACCAGCAGCTGTTCTGAAATAGCGGTAATTCCCGTTTTAGCGGAAGCATCTGTCAATGTGCAGGGGCAGATCttagagggggtggggggagaggcaTGGTCCCCCTTAATAAATACATGGCCACcacacatcaaaataataaatgCTAAATATTAGGGGTGTAACGGTACACATAATTCACGATTTGGTGCGGACCGTGGTTTTGGGTTTACGGTTCGCTGCAATTTCGGTACAACAAGGAAAACAGATGAGCCGCACCTCACTGCTCCAGTGAGCCGTTCACACTGTATTTCATTTTAGAAGGAGTTTGTCAACGTCGAGTCAGCACTCCAGTCCATGTCTGTGTGAACACGCAGGTAGGGTCCCACACTCGTCGTGTCCTGCATCTTCTCCACGCCTGACCCTCTTTATGAAACGGCTGGATCCACTGAGCTTCATATCTCCCAGGAATAAGCAATGCTGTGTCTTAAGCTGGGCTCTCTGCTGCTTCTCTGTTTACATAACATATCTTTTTGGCATTTGGTGCCATAAGATTCACTCTTTAATAAGTGGACGTGTGACATTTTCCTCCTAACCTGCTACACGTTTAACTCTGATCTAAATCTTGACTCGGAGACGTGTTGCACATTAGGGGCATGTAGCTGACCGTATTCATGCTCAAACACCATTTCTGCTAAGTACTGCACTGCACTGTGTCACTGCACTGCAGAAGGTTGTCACTACCTGTGCGTTGGCTGTCAGTATCGACCAGGATGTAGGATGCAGGGTTTTAATGAAACTTTAGATGTAGGATGTCATCTGCTGCTTGGTGTTTTGTAACGGTGCTTTGCCACTGATATCTGCAACATATAATAGACGGTGATACTGATATGATGCTAATACATAAGCGATAGTTAATGACTGTTTTCGTTGTCCTTGGTAGTCATGGAAGTTACAAATTAGCTGGTTGGCTTCTTGGTTTATCATTTGTCTGCATTTTTTAGGGAGAACCCACGAAAGCATCACTTAAATCTCACAGCAAGACGGGCATCACCAACTTGACTGTCGCTGATTGAGGGGGGTGATGAGTGGAGGTGTCATGTGACACTGTCACCTCCAATGAGAGCTATCATGTATCACTGCCACTTGTTGACTGTATTAGCAGGTAAATCAATGCACATCAGCACATACGGAAATGCCCTGTTTGTACAAACACTGCTACTTCCTAATAATGCACTCATTAAGCATGCTTTAAGTTATATTCTGTTTTTTGTGTTCTTTAAAAAATATTAGAACAACCTTTATTAAATTGAGGCTTTAACCGAttttgtgtatgtatatatttataatagtaAACATCTGTATATATAGTCTAGGTGTACTAACCAATAACAGGTCAAGTTTTCTCCTTTCATCTATACCTTTGTCTAATTCTTTGCACAATGGAAAAGTACGATCTCTGTCCTTTTCTGTAAAATAAATTGCTATTGTTCTATCAGATTTgcattgtgtatttttttccctgaaaTGAACTGTGAGTGACAGGGTGTCAACTGCTTCATGAACAGCAGTTACTGTAAGCTGAAGGATATCTTGAAGCAGCAATAGAATAGAATGACTTATTGCACATTTCTCGCACACCAAAATTAGCATAGCGATCCATAGGATGTGCGCATCCTTGTCATTGTATCGTGCAAAGGAAcaatatactatataaataaaaaattctgtGCATTTTTTTGGGAATTTATTTTCATTACTCACAATAACCGCTGTGTCCTGGTAGAGGAGCTGCATCTTGGATCCGGCCGCATCGGGTGACGCCGGGTCTCCCCGCGTACGGCGGCAAATTGTACGGAAGGTGGCGCTGTCAGCATTCTCTCCGCGCATCCTACGCGGTAGCTCACGGAGCGGCTCAGAGCTGCATCCCCGGGTCTCCAGGATGGACGGTTTCGATGAGGATTTAGTAAACGCCCTTAAAGACGTTGTCCGCCATGGGAATTGGTGCTGCGTAGGGGAGAAACGCAACTTCAAGCCTGGGTGTACAAAGTAAGGGCATCGGGAGCCTTAAGCACGTTAATGAAACGGGTGTAACAGAGATAACTTGGCAGTGTATTTCATAGACTTAAACTCTGGCATTTTAAAACGGCAGCTGTAATTTTCGGGCGGAAGCCGGGATATCAGCTGCACGGCAGCGCTGCACCCACTGCGGAATTATGCTTGGCATTATTTCTAATGCTTAACTAATGATCTGAATAACTGTGTTTTACTGCGAGGCTGTATGCGGAGGATGGGGAGCACGTTGTCCTTGTGCGGACGGAAGATGATGGCTTCTGGGCGATGGACTCCTCCTGCCCCCATGAAGGTACCGACATTTCCCGTGCCCggttctcccagtcttcctaaTGCTCTTATCATAACCTCCATGCCGTGCAATATCGGAGGATTTAGAACTGAGGGCACTGTCGCTGTAAAGTGTAAATTATAATgtcttatttaaaaatatatatatatatatatatcttaatTAACGCCTATTGCACGCCGCGTCTATGGGAGTTGTAGTCCTTAACTCTGAAATCCTGACCCTTGTAACCTGGTAATTAATGTCTTCAAATGCGAATAGCAGATTTCAAGTTGGAAAAAAATAGATGGTACTGAATTAAAATGTAAACTCCATTTGAATGCATAGAATTAATTGTAGTTCGTTAAATTTGCCATAAATACTTTTTTGTGTATCTCTTGCATGTTCCGTGTATATATGTCAGACCTGCGCAAAAGCGTTATCCGGTTAAAGTTTTACGTTAAAGCCTGCGAAGAcgaacagttttttttccagcttATCTTTCTTTGAATTAACAATAATTAAATTGTAAAATCGAACACATCTATCATTGGACCTTTCATCAAGCATGAAAATAAACAGTCATTAAAAATGCCCCTTGTTTATATGGTGCAGCTTACGATGGGAAATAAAAATTTCAGTGGTTTCCCTGAATTTTATGACTGAGCTGCATGTTGGGTTTAAGTCTGGGGATCACATCAGACCCCAAACGCCCCAGATCGGGTTGCTGTATATGTCATCCTGACAGACAGAATAATATGTCTGTTTCGGCATTTCGTAGGTGGCCCCCTTGAGCTGGGAGACATTGAGGATTTGGGGAATGGGAAGCGGGGATTAATTTGTCCTTGGCATCACTTTGACTTCTGTTTGGAAACGGGGATTTCCTCTACAGGCCTGCAGGTAGGTGCAGAGAAGGCGGGCTCTCAGCGTAAACGTCTTCTGATTGGCTCGGTTGCCACTGGAGACCGCGGAAGGCCGGTCTGTGCTTAATCTCTGATTTTAAACTGGTTGCCTGTGGTCTCTTTTGAACTCCCCTGACATTACTTCCTTATACTGGATTGCTTTTGAAATTTGGAGTTTATCAGTTAAATTGCATGATAAATATAACACCTCTTTAGATTGTTTCAGTTGAAACTGAAGTATTGGTTTTATGCTGTTTGCAGAGCCAAGTGTATGAAGTCAGAGTTGTCCaagaaaaggtttatataaacacTCAAAATATGCTGTCGCTTTGCCCAGCTTCTGAAGACAGCTCTCTTCCCTCGGGTAAGAACCTGGCAAACAGTCAGACCAGCCGCACGACTTAAGCAATACATGCACCTCTATCTAAGACGCTTGTCATGACCTTGAAATTCTGAAAAGCTTGGTGTGTTGTTCAGGAACACTGCCAGTAGAGGCACCCATGTCCACAACGTCGGAAAATTCACTCTGCTTCTGGGCAAGAACAATTCTCTGCACGGCAGACCCAAAAGAGAAGGTAGAAAAACACAGATTAATTGATAAAGTGATTTGCTGCAGTTTAAGGATTTTTAATGCTTGAAATGTGGCCGTCGATCTTCATAAAGAACGTTTAACAAGCGGTCGTCGCTCTCAATGTTCCTGAATATATTTTCTTGAAGGTCACATTGACACAGGAGGTGCAGGAGAGGTGGAACTCCGGGAAGATCACGGAGGTGGGTGAAGCAACCCCCCCAGCGCAACCGTGGAGGAAGGACAACCTCACCGTAGTGGATCCCAAGAAGATGAAGCGTGGAAGAGGAGGCACACTGGTAAAGACCACCCACCCATCTTCCACctgcttattcagtacagggtttATAGTCCAGCACCCAGCTGAATACACTTAATGGCAGAAGATGGGCTTTCTTAATATAACACATAATGACTTTCAAAAGATTTATGAAATACATGTAATTTACTCATCTCCACTGTatctatgaccccccccccccccccatctcgacAGGCCAGCAGGATCGCCCTTTTGCACTCCTTGGCCAACATGGAGCAGTGGGCCATTGATCTGTCCTGGGACATGATTGCCAGGTTCTCAAACTTCAGACTAAGCACCGGGGAACCTTTGCCCCTTCAGTTCTTCAATGACTTTGTCAAGGTGGCTGGAGACGAGGCTAAGGTCAGTGCTTATGTCAGTCTCACTGTGAGCGCAGGGGTTGATGGGAACTGTAGTGTTTAGGCGACTTCCTTCTGTCCGACAGCACTATAACCTGCTGGAGCAGCGCCTTACAGAGCTGGGCAGCTACTTTGGTGCTTTGCCAGTTCACAATGGTAGGACGGCTTATTACTCAATGCAGTGCTTCTCAGACTGGGTTAGGAACACCAGTATGTGCTGAATTTCGTCCCAGTCCGCGGCTCAAATAATTCTCAATCAAAGCTTCATTGGTTTATCACGAAGTCGACATCTAGGTGCTAAACAAACAGCAAGCGACAGCGTCTGTAGGGTGTGTTCTAGAACGATCTTATGAGTCAAATGATTAATCTCAAACAATAGTTAAAGTGTGTGATAAAGCAGTCATTTAAATAAAAGGGCATTGAGAGATCAGGGAATCTACTTATTAAAGCAATCGTAGTTTGAATCAGTTTTGCAGTTAAAATGTGATGTATATTAATCATGCAGTTCTGGAACCAAAGCCAGCACATCTAGTGAGTCCCTGAGGGCTCCGACTGAGAAGCACGTCGTTACTCCCAGTAGGCTGAGGGCTGGGCTCTGACCGTCACCTTATTTTGCCTTCCAGGgctgtggcagtcagccaaagATACCTCTCACAGCCCACTGGCCAGATTGGCTGTCATAAACATGATTCACGAGGCGAGGTACGAGTCGCCCGGCCGCCTCTGTCCCGGGCCGCGGTGATTGCGCTTGCTTATGCCCCCTCTCTCCCCGCACCCAGGGGTCTGGACGTGCACCCGCAGACGATGTCCCGCTTCGCCGTGCAGGGCGATGACGGCTCTGTGCGGGCGCTGGAGGTGATCTACAGCGAGGAGATCACGCATGTGGCGGCAGGGCTGAGATGGTTCACATACATCTGCACGAAACAGGACCTGGTACGCAATGCTATGTCCAGCTCACCTCTCAAACAGCTTACTCAGCATGCTCAGCGCCAGGTCGGTACCAAACGTATGACACCGGACAGGCTGGCTGCCCATTCTCTCTTTAGGACTGCTTGGCTACCTTCCATGAAATGGTGAAGACACACTTCAGAGGTTACCTGAAACCTCCATTTAACACCGATGGCAGAAAACTTGCGGGAATGACAGAAGAGGTAACGATCCAGTTTCTCTATTATTACCAAGGCTTGGTGAAATGTGAAATGCTTGGTGAATTTCCTCTGAAAACCTCTTCTTTCCTCCAAGTGGTATGTGCCCCTGGTCAGACCATCCAGCTGACAGAGGACCTCAGCACATAGGTACAGTcaatgtacccccccccccacgattcTGTTAAAGATTAAAGTTGCCCTGGGACTGCTGTAGGTGGAGTCAGGTGCCTCAGATCTGCTTCAGAATGTCTGCTTTTGATGTACAGGAACATCCAGaacattatttaaataaaacaaattttttATGCGTGTGAGAGTTGATTAtctgaataaaatataaatcatGTTTCCAGTACCTCACAGGTGGACTTTACTGGACGGTTAAATGATCACACACACGGTGGTATAATCTGCCGTTTATCTACACTTGTCTTAAAACAGACAAACAGAACACTGCCGCTTCGGTGTACCAGACGACACTCTAAGGTTCTCCGTACTGTCACACATTCTGGACTTTGTGTGCAGCCTCCCTGCCCAGAGGGGTGTCGCTCTCCTTCGTCTTGTAGCTCCCAAAGACGCACTTCTTCTGCTGCCGAGGAAGCTTCTTCAGGAAGAACGGGTGCAGGTAGCCGTTGTAGAAGTCCAAGGCCGAAAGTCTTTTCTTCAGCATGACGGCCCTGAATGCTACCCGGCCGTCCTGTCACACAGAATGGAACCTCTCTCACTTCTGTGAGTTGAAGCAACAACGCCGGTCGCACAGATGCAAAATTTCCGAAGTAACACAGAGCGTGATTGTTATTCCTGACAGGCTGTTTGCTTGCTATGAGTCCTACTTTAAAAATGGCCGTTTTTCATGCAGTCACCCTTTGCGATGCTTTGTCAAAGTATTCCTGGTTTTATTAACGTTTAGGAGGTTGCTCAGCCTCTAAACCTGTAACTGTAAATTATCAAAATATATTCAATTTCAGCCAAACTTTGCTAAAAACAGAAGAGCTACAgcaaaaagaatgtctgcttACCTGCGAAAAATGCACAAGTACAAAAACTGGAATTTGCAATCAGCAACCAATCAATTGCCACTAAGGTCAaatatcattcattcattattaaGTTCAGCTTCTCAGGTCATTCGATTGGTAGCTTGGACACGAATCAAAAACCAAATACAGAAACAAAACAGATGAATCTCAAGAGACAGCTTGTGGCTCAGTGGACTAAGTCTCTCTGCCTGTGAgctgaaggttgccggttcgagCCCAGCCTTGAGCCCAGCTCTCTGGGCACCACAAGGGGGTAATGTAATTAACTTAAAGTTGACATAAGAACAATAGaaggctttttaaaaaaaaaaaaaaaaagttcgtaTTGCTCCCCGATTTTCTTTGTAAATAACGTTATTTTTCTTGgtctatttttaatttaaagctCCGAAGCTGGGAAGCccggtgctgcagtggttagccccCTTGCCTCAAGTCTCCACCAAGGttctgtgtggggagtttgcatgttctgccctGTGTTGTCagggggctccagccccccccccccacatccctgaacaggacaagtggcTCCcaaaaaatgcatggatggaccAGTTTATAGTAAATAAAATGAGTACACAAAAATAAATTACTTGAACgcaggtcccagagatgtgaggtaacagtgcaaaCCTCTGTGTTCCCCACATTAGGCTGCTTCAGCATAACACTCCTGAAATGTTTCCCTATATCAGAGCTATATAAAATAAGGGGGAGAGGAACTAGCATTTTTAAGGAGCACCTTGATGATTACTTGAAGAATTTTCTGGGTCAGACTCACCTTGCAGCTGACCAGCAGCGAGTCCGACTCCCTGTCGTAACGGACGGTTCCTGGAGTTTCTGCCTCTGCACCTGTCACATGGGATTAGCCAGTTAGCGCCTCAGGAAACCAGACTTGACCCAAATCATGTATAGCTTAATACCACCAGGTATCTAGCAGAATTTTTTCATTGAATCAGCCATTGCGACCAAACGCAGGCCATCCCACTATGGCCAGTGACATATCATAAAATAAACTGCATTACATAGATGTACTTTAATAATTCTGATAATTGTGTCAATAATACCATGCACCAGCAACTTCTATATTCACCTGAAAGTGATGTATGGAACTTTCCAACGAAATCCAAAAGCTTGATGGGCTCTCCCATCCAGAGGGTTCGTAGGGGGATCTAGAGGGAAACATTATCCGATTACTGCCCGTTCGTAACTTGTGTATGCGGCCGCTTCTGCCACAGACGAGTTCTCACCCGTGAGCCGATCGCTCGAAAAAGACGGTCGATCTGGTCACACGTGTGCTCCTCCCACACGATCCAGCTCATGGACGTGCTAATTTTGGGAGCTGCGGGGGATTAAAAGGTCACATGATTAAGATAAGGTTGGGTGAaccggatgggggtggggggggggtgggggtcgtaCTTCACCTGATGTCACTCCATTACTCGGCTGCTCTCTTCTGTTTGCAACACATTCCGGCAAATTCTGTAGAGTGTCaattaactgtgggagaaaacGTTCCGGAAAGCATTAAACACTCCTCCACGTAAAGAAGCGACAAGGTGTTTTTTCATTTATGTCATTTTTACGAACCAGCTTGGCTCCCATGGTAGCCAAAGTCTCTCCAAGCTCTTCAGCTGTAGCGTTTTCCGGAACTGGGTAAATACACTGGTTCAGAATGGGCCCCACATCAAACCTAATATGGAAAACAATGCAAGTACGGAGCAAACATTACCAGTTAGAAGTTTTTGCATGCCAcagatttttaccacttttcaatTTATTTCATTAACTGGacattttttattctttttaagcACTGGAAAGTTGAGAGAAcaattataaatgaaaatataagtcaaaacaagattcctttataacatggagaGAGTCTGTAACAgtacatgtctgacatcctagtCAAATACTAGGCTCTCCTTAATTGtctgtttcatcccatgaaacagagcagcaCTTCATGTCCCTTGCAGAATGAACACCTCAAATTTTCTCTGGTGTTATAACAGCTAGAGGTGGTTACTGTGATGAATtaaagatatgacattttcttgctaataaaggtattCAAATGGTGACCATACTGCAAATGTATTTGCTAGTAGAGAAtactgagtgtatttttagtaaataacAAGTGAGCAacaaggcaatgtacaaaatctCAGTGTGTACAAAAACTTTTGGCTGGTAGTATCAATATACATAAGAAAACACGACCAGTTCAGAATGTGCCAATAGAATGTGCCTGAGTTTTAGAAGCAGCAGGACTCTGGTTCTTCTCAGTACTACAAGTGGACACCAGCGTCCCACAGAAGGCATTTACCTCTTTGGTCTGATCTGCATGACGGTCACCCCAGAAACAGAGTCTCCGTGGAGGACTGTGTGGAAC includes these proteins:
- the mtfmt gene encoding methionyl-tRNA formyltransferase, mitochondrial → MWNIMKYVCAEGIVYRGLCGHRYADKRRSVRLWVGGPFTHQIHAVHNSVPFSQTHVVTSPPWRVLFFGTDSFAEESLKHLFASSCCRQKAGSAVVKLLEVVTLPKDLPVRRFALQNQLRVHDWPNVNVQDRFDVGVVVSFGCLLREDLICQFPYGILNIHPSLLPRWRGPAPVFHTVLHGDSVSGVTVMQIRPKRFDVGPILNQCIYPVPENATAEELGETLATMGAKLLIDTLQNLPECVANRREQPSNGVTSAPKISTSMSWIVWEEHTCDQIDRLFRAIGSRIPLRTLWMGEPIKLLDFVGKFHTSLSGAEAETPGTVRYDRESDSLLVSCKDGRVAFRAVMLKKRLSALDFYNGYLHPFFLKKLPRQQKKCVFGSYKTKESDTPLGREAAHKVQNV
- the si:ch73-314g15.3 gene encoding uncharacterized protein HI_0077, whose amino-acid sequence is MDGFDEDLVNALKDVVRHGNWCCVGEKRNFKPGCTKLYAEDGEHVVLVRTEDDGFWAMDSSCPHEGGPLELGDIEDLGNGKRGLICPWHHFDFCLETGISSTGLQSQVYEVRVVQEKVYINTQNMLSLCPASEDSSLPSGTLPVEAPMSTTSENSLCFWARTILCTADPKEKVTLTQEVQERWNSGKITEVGEATPPAQPWRKDNLTVVDPKKMKRGRGGTLASRIALLHSLANMEQWAIDLSWDMIARFSNFRLSTGEPLPLQFFNDFVKVAGDEAKHYNLLEQRLTELGSYFGALPVHNGLWQSAKDTSHSPLARLAVINMIHEARGLDVHPQTMSRFAVQGDDGSVRALEVIYSEEITHVAAGLRWFTYICTKQDLDCLATFHEMVKTHFRGYLKPPFNTDGRKLAGMTEEWYVPLVRPSS